The following proteins are encoded in a genomic region of Enterocloster clostridioformis:
- the rplJ gene encoding 50S ribosomal protein L10: MAKVELKQPVVDEIKAMLEGAAGAVIVDYRGLTVEQDTQLRKQLREAGVAYKVYKNTLIKRAAEGTDFAALAPQLEGPTALAVSKEDATAPARILANFAKTAPKLELKASVVEGTYYDQAGTQVIATIPSREELLGKLLGSIQSPITNLARVLNQIAEQQGGAAEA; this comes from the coding sequence ATGGCAAAAGTTGAATTAAAACAGCCAGTCGTAGATGAGATCAAGGCTATGCTGGAAGGCGCTGCCGGTGCAGTCATCGTAGACTACCGCGGCCTGACAGTAGAGCAGGATACTCAGCTGCGTAAGCAGTTAAGGGAAGCTGGGGTTGCTTACAAGGTATATAAGAATACTTTGATTAAGCGTGCGGCAGAAGGAACAGATTTTGCGGCACTTGCACCACAGCTGGAAGGACCTACCGCATTAGCGGTTTCCAAAGAAGACGCTACTGCTCCGGCACGCATCTTAGCTAACTTCGCTAAGACAGCTCCAAAGCTGGAACTGAAGGCATCTGTAGTTGAAGGAACCTACTATGACCAGGCAGGAACCCAGGTTATCGCAACCATTCCTTCCAGAGAGGAGCTTCTTGGCAAGCTGCTTGGAAGCATCCAGTCACCGATTACCAACCTGGCTCGTGTACTCAATCAGATCGCAGAGCAGCAGGGTGGAGCCGCAGAGGCATAA
- the rplA gene encoding 50S ribosomal protein L1, whose protein sequence is MKSGKRYAEAMKNVDRAALYDIADAITLVKKNASAKFDETVELHIRTGCDGRHADQQIRGAVVLPHGTGKTVRILVFAKGPKADEAQAAGADYVGAEELIPRIQNDGWLDFDVVVATPDMMGVVGRLGRVLGPKGLMPNPKAGTVTMDVTKAINDIKAGKIEYRLDKTNIIHVPVGKASFTEEQLADNFQTLIDAIMKAKPSTVKGAYLKSVALTSTMGPGVKLNVAKLVN, encoded by the coding sequence ATGAAATCAGGAAAAAGATATGCAGAGGCTATGAAAAACGTAGACCGTGCTGCACTTTATGACATTGCTGATGCTATCACATTAGTGAAGAAGAACGCATCCGCAAAATTTGATGAGACTGTAGAGCTTCATATCAGAACAGGATGTGACGGACGTCATGCTGACCAGCAGATTCGTGGCGCTGTTGTTCTTCCACACGGAACAGGCAAGACTGTACGTATCTTAGTATTTGCAAAGGGACCAAAGGCCGATGAGGCTCAGGCGGCGGGTGCTGATTACGTAGGAGCAGAGGAACTGATCCCGAGGATTCAGAACGACGGCTGGCTGGATTTTGACGTTGTGGTAGCTACCCCTGATATGATGGGCGTTGTAGGCCGTCTGGGCCGTGTACTGGGACCAAAGGGCTTAATGCCGAACCCAAAGGCCGGAACCGTAACCATGGACGTAACCAAGGCTATCAACGACATCAAAGCTGGTAAGATTGAATACAGACTCGACAAGACAAATATTATTCACGTGCCAGTAGGAAAAGCTTCTTTCACAGAGGAGCAGTTAGCGGACAACTTCCAGACGCTTATTGATGCGATCATGAAGGCTAAGCCAAGCACCGTTAAGGGCGCATACCTTAAGAGCGTTGCCCTGACCTCTACCATGGGTCCCGGCGTTAAGCTGAACGTTGCAAAGCTTGTGAACTAA
- the rplK gene encoding 50S ribosomal protein L11, whose amino-acid sequence MAKKVTGYIKLQIPAGKATPAPPVGPALGQHGVNIVQFTKEFNARTADQGDMIIPVVITVYADRSFSFITKTPPAAVLIKKACNIKSGSGVPNKTKVAVLKKADLQKIAETKMPDLNAASLEAAMSMIAGTARSMGVTIEE is encoded by the coding sequence ATGGCAAAGAAAGTAACAGGATATATTAAATTACAGATTCCGGCTGGCAAAGCAACACCAGCGCCACCAGTTGGACCAGCACTTGGTCAGCACGGTGTCAACATCGTTCAGTTTACCAAGGAATTCAACGCAAGGACAGCAGATCAGGGCGACATGATCATCCCTGTTGTCATTACCGTATATGCGGACAGAAGCTTCAGCTTCATCACCAAGACCCCGCCGGCAGCTGTTCTGATTAAGAAGGCCTGCAACATCAAGAGCGGTTCCGGCGTTCCTAACAAGACAAAGGTAGCTGTTCTTAAGAAGGCTGATCTTCAGAAGATTGCAGAGACTAAGATGCCAGACTTAAATGCTGCCAGCTTAGAGGCTGCCATGAGCATGATTGCCGGCACTGCAAGAAGCATGGGCGTTACCATCGAGGAATAA
- the nusG gene encoding transcription termination/antitermination protein NusG encodes MSEAHWYVVHTYSGYENKVKVDIEKTIENRNLQDQILEVSVPMLPVVELKNGVEKKADKKMFPGYVLINMVMNDDTWYVVRNTRGVTGFVGPGSKPVPLTEEEMASLGFHREEDVLVDFEVGDMVVVISGAWKDTVGAIKAINDSKKTITMHVEMFGRETPVELGFAEVKKM; translated from the coding sequence ATGTCAGAAGCACATTGGTATGTAGTCCATACCTACTCAGGATATGAGAACAAAGTCAAGGTCGACATTGAGAAAACAATTGAAAACAGGAACCTTCAGGACCAGATCTTAGAGGTGTCCGTCCCCATGCTCCCTGTGGTTGAGCTTAAGAACGGCGTGGAGAAAAAGGCGGACAAGAAGATGTTCCCGGGGTATGTGCTCATCAACATGGTCATGAACGACGACACATGGTATGTAGTGCGGAATACCCGCGGTGTCACGGGCTTTGTGGGTCCGGGCTCCAAACCGGTTCCTCTGACAGAAGAAGAGATGGCCAGCCTGGGATTCCATAGGGAAGAAGATGTCTTAGTCGACTTTGAAGTAGGAGATATGGTAGTTGTTATCTCCGGCGCATGGAAGGATACTGTAGGGGCCATCAAGGCCATCAATGACAGTAAGAAGACCATTACCATGCACGTTGAGATGTTCGGCCGTGAAACACCGGTTGAACTTGGATTTGCCGAAGTCAAGAAGATGTAG
- the secE gene encoding preprotein translocase subunit SecE codes for MEENTVNAVETTEKTAKADKVEKKAAKKDKKPGFFHGLKKEYKKIVFADKETVAKQTVAVLFMSIAIGVMIAVLDFVMKFGLSFIL; via the coding sequence ATGGAAGAGAATACAGTTAACGCTGTAGAAACCACAGAGAAAACGGCCAAGGCTGACAAGGTTGAGAAGAAGGCAGCTAAGAAGGACAAAAAGCCTGGCTTTTTTCACGGGCTGAAGAAAGAGTACAAGAAAATCGTCTTTGCTGACAAGGAAACCGTGGCAAAACAGACCGTGGCAGTGCTTTTCATGTCAATTGCGATTGGCGTGATGATTGCTGTCCTGGACTTCGTTATGAAGTTTGGTTTGAGCTTTATTCTTTAA
- the rpmG gene encoding 50S ribosomal protein L33 — protein sequence MRTKITLACTECKQRNYNMTKDKKTHPDRMETKKYCRFCKKHTMHKETK from the coding sequence GTGCGCACAAAAATTACACTGGCATGTACAGAATGCAAACAACGCAACTACAACATGACTAAGGACAAGAAAACTCATCCGGACCGTATGGAAACAAAGAAGTACTGCAGATTCTGCAAGAAGCATACCATGCATAAGGAAACAAAGTAA
- a CDS encoding ComF family protein, producing MVEIRTKTPIKTPFKVPFKIIQEGSDFLTDILFPRRCPVCGDIVLPKGNLICPGCMAKLSWVRRPVCKKCGKEVLDETIEYCRDCARHKRSFDYGLSLINYDDTASRSMARIKYNNRREYLDFYSEAMVRKMGKRIRSMDGDALIPVPVHPSRLRERGFNQAEELARRLSGPLGIPVNTSVLKRERKTAPQKNLDSSGRLKNLEQAFTAAALPSAMQKVILVDDIYTTGSTIEACARVLRKAGAEHVYFVTIFIGHGQ from the coding sequence GTGGTGGAGATACGGACTAAGACGCCAATTAAGACACCATTTAAGGTGCCGTTCAAGATAATTCAGGAAGGCAGTGATTTCCTGACAGATATCCTGTTTCCCCGCCGCTGCCCTGTGTGCGGCGATATTGTCCTGCCCAAAGGAAATCTCATATGTCCGGGCTGCATGGCAAAGCTGTCCTGGGTACGGCGTCCTGTCTGCAAAAAGTGCGGAAAGGAAGTGTTGGATGAGACCATCGAATACTGCCGTGACTGCGCCAGACATAAACGCAGCTTTGATTATGGACTGAGCCTTATTAATTACGATGACACGGCCAGCCGTTCCATGGCCCGGATTAAGTACAATAATAGGAGAGAATATCTGGATTTCTACAGCGAAGCCATGGTCAGGAAAATGGGAAAACGCATCCGTTCCATGGATGGGGATGCCCTTATTCCTGTGCCGGTCCATCCGTCCCGCCTTCGGGAAAGAGGATTCAACCAGGCGGAGGAATTAGCCCGCCGTCTTTCCGGCCCGCTGGGAATTCCTGTAAACACATCCGTTCTGAAAAGGGAACGAAAGACAGCTCCGCAGAAAAACCTGGATTCCAGCGGCCGGTTAAAGAATCTGGAGCAGGCCTTCACGGCGGCTGCCCTGCCGTCCGCCATGCAAAAAGTTATATTGGTGGATGATATCTACACAACAGGCAGTACCATAGAGGCGTGCGCCCGGGTCCTCAGAAAAGCCGGTGCGGAGCACGTATATTTTGTCACCATATTTATCGGCCATGGACAATGA